One stretch of Longimicrobium sp. DNA includes these proteins:
- a CDS encoding tetratricopeptide repeat protein: MASHSSVARRELRKAVDADDAVMMRAAEMAEWARNNARVVIIAAVAAAVVVGGALYYRVYKSQRAERAAVQYLQTQMGLPADTTQAIRALSGFASRFDGTTEAAEARLAAAQLWLIKGQPAKAVDEVRPVAEGGTPVADQGMQLMAAALAQQGKRQEALDAFLKLADRTDLQYVKEDALTQAAVLREQANDWNGAAELYQKVAEGMEKGSPDRAIVEMHMAEARAHAGAAPAAPAAK, encoded by the coding sequence ATGGCTTCGCACTCGTCCGTTGCCCGCCGGGAACTGCGCAAGGCCGTCGACGCCGACGATGCCGTGATGATGCGCGCCGCCGAGATGGCGGAGTGGGCGCGCAACAACGCGCGCGTGGTGATCATCGCCGCGGTGGCGGCGGCGGTGGTGGTGGGCGGGGCGCTGTACTACCGCGTGTACAAGTCGCAGCGCGCCGAGCGCGCGGCCGTGCAGTACCTGCAGACGCAGATGGGCCTTCCCGCCGACACCACGCAGGCCATCCGCGCGCTCAGCGGCTTCGCCAGCCGCTTCGACGGCACCACCGAGGCCGCCGAGGCCCGCCTGGCCGCCGCCCAGCTCTGGCTGATCAAGGGCCAGCCCGCCAAGGCCGTCGACGAGGTCCGCCCCGTGGCCGAGGGGGGCACCCCCGTCGCCGACCAGGGGATGCAGCTGATGGCGGCCGCGCTGGCGCAGCAGGGGAAGCGCCAGGAGGCGCTCGACGCCTTCCTGAAGCTGGCCGACCGCACCGACCTGCAGTACGTGAAGGAGGACGCGCTGACCCAGGCCGCCGTCCTGCGCGAGCAGGCCAACGACTGGAACGGCGCCGCCGAGCTGTACCAGAAGGTGGCCGAGGGGATGGAGAAGGGGTCGCCCGACCGCGCCATCGTGGAGATGCACATGGCCGAGGCCCGCGCGCACGCCGGCGCCGCGCCCGCCGCCCCCGCCGCGAAGTAA
- the lgt gene encoding prolipoprotein diacylglyceryl transferase: MTGFVAAAAPALLEIPYPHIDPVAIDLPGPLDIRWYGLGYMVGFAAAYFILRALARRGFLRLSPDAVGDLVFALVLGVILGGRVGYILFYDFPKFAAHPLEIFKIWTGGLSFHGGMIGAILAGAWFARTRKVAWKNVGDGLALAVTPGIFAVRVANFINGELFGRVADASVPWAMRFPTDPEALRRMNAVASSLRDKERIIDRAYETGVWRQIEPAVPLRHPSQLYEALGEGALTGLVVWSVFLWNRRRGVRWGDGAYGGLFLVCYGVVRTFLELFRQPDAQLGFVLGPLTMGQLLSIATALVGVFFLVRGIRTPPAAAEPPADAPAAA, translated from the coding sequence GTGACCGGATTCGTCGCCGCGGCCGCCCCGGCCCTGCTGGAAATTCCCTATCCCCACATCGACCCGGTCGCCATCGACCTCCCCGGCCCGCTCGACATCCGCTGGTACGGGCTGGGGTACATGGTGGGCTTCGCCGCGGCGTACTTCATCCTGCGCGCGCTGGCCCGCCGCGGCTTCCTGCGCCTTTCCCCCGACGCCGTCGGCGACCTGGTCTTCGCGCTCGTCCTGGGGGTGATCCTGGGCGGGCGCGTGGGCTACATCCTCTTCTACGACTTTCCCAAGTTCGCCGCGCACCCGCTCGAGATCTTCAAGATCTGGACGGGCGGGCTGTCGTTCCACGGGGGGATGATCGGCGCCATCCTCGCCGGCGCCTGGTTCGCGCGCACCCGCAAGGTGGCCTGGAAGAACGTGGGCGACGGGCTGGCGCTGGCGGTGACGCCCGGGATCTTCGCGGTGCGGGTGGCCAACTTCATCAACGGCGAGCTGTTCGGGCGCGTGGCCGACGCCTCGGTGCCCTGGGCGATGCGCTTCCCCACGGATCCCGAGGCGCTGCGCCGGATGAACGCGGTGGCCAGCTCGCTGCGCGACAAGGAGCGCATCATCGACCGCGCGTACGAGACGGGGGTGTGGCGGCAGATCGAGCCCGCGGTGCCGCTCCGCCACCCCTCACAGCTGTACGAGGCGCTGGGCGAGGGCGCGCTGACGGGGCTGGTCGTCTGGTCCGTCTTCCTCTGGAACCGCCGCCGCGGCGTGCGCTGGGGCGACGGCGCGTACGGCGGGCTGTTCCTGGTGTGCTACGGCGTGGTGCGCACCTTCCTGGAGCTCTTCCGCCAGCCCGACGCGCAGCTGGGCTTCGTGCTCGGCCCGCTGACCATGGGGCAGCTGCTGAGCATCGCCACGGCGCTGGTCGGCGTCTTCTTCTTGGTGCGCGGCATCCGCACGCCGCCCGCGGCCGCCGAGCCGCCGGCCGACGCGCCCGCCGCGGCGTAG
- a CDS encoding MFS transporter, translating to MAFGPRPTRPAPDVENPTLQAAPEPEPAGPRMLRALRSRNYRLYFGGQGVSLVGTWMTRIATSWLVYRLTGSSLLLGVVSFAGQIPTFVLAPFAGVLVDRVDKHRMLVWTQVLAMLQSFALAILALTNVITVPEVIGLSLFQGLVNAFDMPSRQAFLVEMVDRREDLGNAIALNSSLVNGARLLGPSIGGILIAAVGEGWCFFIDGASYLAVIASLLMMRVTRRERISGQPKRGLHQLAEGWRYVSRFAPIRSILLLLALVSLMGMPYTVLMPVVASQTLRGGPALLGALMAATGVGALCGALYLAQRTTILGLGRVIPAAAAVFGAGLVAFSFTRVEWLAVAVLVLVGFGMMVQMAASNTILQTVVDDDKRGRVMSFYSMAFMGMAPFGGLMAGALAHRIGAPRTILVSGIACMLAAAWFATRLPSLRTILRPIYREIGVLPPLEEDA from the coding sequence ATGGCTTTCGGTCCCCGTCCCACCCGTCCCGCGCCGGACGTCGAGAACCCCACCCTTCAGGCCGCGCCCGAGCCGGAGCCCGCCGGCCCCCGCATGCTGCGCGCGCTGCGGTCGCGCAACTACCGGCTGTACTTCGGCGGGCAGGGCGTGTCGCTCGTCGGCACGTGGATGACGCGCATCGCTACCAGTTGGCTGGTCTACCGGCTCACCGGCTCGTCGCTGCTGCTGGGGGTGGTCAGCTTCGCGGGGCAGATCCCCACCTTCGTCCTCGCCCCGTTCGCCGGCGTGCTGGTCGACCGCGTGGACAAGCACCGCATGCTGGTGTGGACGCAGGTGCTGGCCATGCTGCAGTCGTTCGCCCTGGCCATCCTCGCGCTGACGAACGTGATCACCGTACCCGAGGTGATCGGGCTGTCGCTCTTCCAGGGGCTCGTCAACGCCTTCGACATGCCCAGCCGGCAGGCGTTCCTGGTGGAGATGGTGGACCGGCGCGAGGACCTGGGCAACGCCATCGCCCTCAACTCTTCGCTGGTGAACGGCGCGCGGCTGCTGGGCCCGTCCATCGGCGGCATCCTGATCGCCGCGGTGGGCGAGGGTTGGTGCTTCTTCATCGACGGCGCCAGCTACCTGGCCGTGATCGCGTCGCTGCTGATGATGCGTGTCACCCGCCGCGAGCGCATTTCCGGTCAGCCGAAGCGCGGGCTGCACCAGCTGGCGGAGGGGTGGAGATACGTGTCGCGCTTCGCGCCGATCCGCAGCATCCTCCTGCTGCTGGCGCTGGTGAGCCTGATGGGGATGCCGTACACGGTGCTGATGCCGGTGGTCGCGTCGCAGACGCTGCGCGGCGGGCCGGCGCTGCTGGGGGCGCTGATGGCGGCCACCGGCGTGGGCGCCCTCTGCGGCGCGCTGTACCTGGCGCAGCGGACGACCATCCTCGGCCTCGGCCGGGTGATCCCCGCGGCGGCGGCGGTGTTCGGGGCGGGGCTGGTCGCCTTTTCGTTCACCCGTGTGGAGTGGCTCGCCGTCGCCGTTCTCGTGCTCGTCGGGTTCGGGATGATGGTGCAGATGGCGGCCAGCAACACCATCCTCCAGACCGTCGTCGACGACGACAAGCGCGGGCGGGTGATGAGCTTCTACAGCATGGCGTTCATGGGGATGGCGCCGTTCGGCGGGCTGATGGCCGGCGCGCTGGCCCACCGCATCGGCGCGCCGCGCACTATCCTGGTCAGCGGGATCGCCTGCATGCTCGCCGCCGCCTGGTTCGCGACGCGGCTGCCGTCGCTGCGCACCATCCTCCGCCCCATCTACCGCGAGATCGGCGTCCTCCCGCCGCTGGAGGAGGACGCGTAA
- a CDS encoding cation diffusion facilitator family transporter, translating to MGAGHHHGHGHHHHGHAHGDTAERNARRLAFTLALQAAYLVAEVVGGYLANSLALLADAGHMLSDVGALGLSLFALWIARRPATDRRTYGWYRTEILAALANAATLITISVYIFYEAWQRLRAPEPVQGMLVMWIAVGGLLVNVIGAAALHSGRETSLNIRGAWLHLLTDALGNVGVIAGAILVWAFGWFWADPAVSVLIGVLVVWSSWGLLRDSVSVLLEGTPAHIDVEAVRSALLEVPDVEAVHDLHVWTITSGMEALSCHVVVGGRDERRYSGEILADVHHVLHQRFGLHHLTVQIEPRGFKELDCAALGC from the coding sequence ATGGGCGCAGGGCACCACCACGGCCACGGGCACCACCACCACGGGCACGCGCACGGCGACACGGCCGAGCGCAACGCGCGGCGGCTGGCGTTCACGCTGGCGCTGCAGGCGGCCTACCTGGTGGCCGAGGTGGTGGGGGGATACCTGGCCAACTCGCTGGCCCTGCTGGCCGACGCCGGCCACATGCTGAGCGACGTGGGCGCGCTGGGGCTCTCCCTCTTCGCCCTCTGGATCGCGCGCCGCCCGGCGACCGACCGCCGCACCTACGGCTGGTACCGCACCGAGATCCTGGCCGCGCTGGCCAACGCGGCCACGCTCATCACCATCTCCGTCTACATTTTCTACGAGGCGTGGCAGCGGCTGCGCGCCCCCGAGCCGGTGCAGGGGATGCTGGTGATGTGGATCGCGGTGGGCGGGCTGCTGGTGAACGTGATCGGCGCGGCGGCGCTGCACTCGGGGCGCGAGACCTCGCTGAACATCCGCGGCGCGTGGCTGCACCTGCTGACCGACGCGCTGGGGAACGTGGGGGTGATCGCGGGCGCGATCCTGGTCTGGGCGTTCGGGTGGTTCTGGGCGGATCCCGCGGTGTCGGTGCTGATCGGCGTGCTGGTGGTCTGGTCCAGCTGGGGGCTGCTGCGCGATTCGGTGAGCGTCCTGCTGGAGGGAACGCCCGCGCACATCGACGTCGAGGCGGTGCGCAGCGCGCTGCTCGAGGTGCCCGACGTGGAGGCCGTGCACGACCTGCACGTGTGGACCATCACCAGCGGGATGGAGGCGCTCAGCTGCCACGTGGTGGTCGGCGGGCGCGACGAGCGGCGGTACTCGGGCGAGATCCTGGCCGACGTGCACCACGTCCTGCACCAGCGGTTCGGCCTGCATCACCTGACCGTGCAGATCGAGCCCCGCGGCTTCAAGGAGCTGGACTGCGCGGCCCTCGGCTGCTGA